The Maridesulfovibrio hydrothermalis AM13 = DSM 14728 DNA window TCAGAGATATCAAATCTAGCGATATTAAGTAGAGCAGTCATTTTGTCTGCTTTGACGGGGAAAGAGTTTTTTGTTTGAGAGCAAATTTCTTAAAACTGATGTAAATACGTATTGTTAACCCTTGCCAACCATAACCTGACATGGGATATTGAATCATGATTACACGAATTACAATTATCAATGGAAAAGCTGAAAGTCCTCTTCCTGAAGTCACTCCTGAAAAGTTGTTTCAGGCTCATCCGCTTTGGGCCAGAGATATTGAGCACTATGGCCCCTGGAATAGCGAAGATGCAGAGTACAAAACATATTCTACATGGCTGTCCGGCTCCAGAACCGGAGTGCCGGTTGCTGTTTGCGGGGCGTGTGTTTCAAGTCTTGATGTAGCATGGCGGCTTAATGCGCTTGAAGATCTTCCCGACTGGGGCAGTGTTATAGCACTTGAACAGAATACGGGACGCGGACAGGTGCGCCGTGAGTGGATATCTCCTGCCGGTAATATTTACGGGGCAATTAAATGGCCTTCGCTTCCAGCTGGTGATCCCGGTGAAAGCCGTCCTGTATGGAACAGAATTCTTCCTTTGATTGTTGGTTATCTGACCTGTAATGCCCTTAAAGACCTCGGGGTGGAAACTCAGCTTAAATGGCCCAATGATATCCTTATTGACGGCAAAAAGGCTGGCGGAATTCTCATTGAAGAACGTGGTGATGTGACGATGGTCGGAATAGGCCTCAATATCGCCTACGCGCCTGAAAGAGATCAGCTTCGCGTAGACCATGCCGTGCCTGCCGGAAAGCTGAATACGGATAAAATGCAGCTCGGACCTCTTGAAACGTGGGTCGGGCTTATGAAATATTATAAGACACATTTTGACGCAATTGTGTCTTCACAGGA harbors:
- a CDS encoding biotin--[acetyl-CoA-carboxylase] ligase, giving the protein MITRITIINGKAESPLPEVTPEKLFQAHPLWARDIEHYGPWNSEDAEYKTYSTWLSGSRTGVPVAVCGACVSSLDVAWRLNALEDLPDWGSVIALEQNTGRGQVRREWISPAGNIYGAIKWPSLPAGDPGESRPVWNRILPLIVGYLTCNALKDLGVETQLKWPNDILIDGKKAGGILIEERGDVTMVGIGLNIAYAPERDQLRVDHAVPAGKLNTDKMQLGPLETWVGLMKYYKTHFDAIVSSQDADNFLYELADQLVWFGEEVKIVDGPDGVTQGVICGLRSDGGLVVEKDGVKHNIYSGSVMPL